One genomic window of Ilyobacter polytropus DSM 2926 includes the following:
- a CDS encoding PTS sugar transporter subunit IIA produces the protein MGLFGLLKKNRKNCEYVKIYSPISGKVMDLEDVPDEAFSKKMIGDGCAIDPSEGSVFAPVEGEVDIFDTNHAVTFEMENGLEIIVHLGIDTVDLGGEGFERLGEPGSLVHIGDELVKYDLDFIRENAKSAISPIIITSMDDVESIEVLARGEIKAGDLLMKIKMKKNNVKESQ, from the coding sequence ATGGGATTATTTGGACTATTAAAAAAGAACAGGAAAAATTGTGAATATGTAAAAATATATTCTCCTATAAGTGGGAAAGTTATGGATCTAGAAGATGTTCCAGATGAAGCTTTTTCAAAAAAGATGATAGGAGACGGATGTGCCATAGATCCTTCTGAAGGCTCTGTCTTTGCACCTGTAGAGGGAGAGGTGGATATTTTTGACACTAATCATGCAGTGACCTTTGAGATGGAAAACGGCTTAGAGATCATAGTACATCTAGGGATAGATACGGTGGATCTTGGCGGCGAGGGATTTGAAAGGTTGGGAGAACCTGGGAGTCTTGTTCACATAGGAGATGAACTTGTAAAGTACGACTTAGATTTCATAAGGGAGAATGCCAAGTCAGCCATAAGCCCTATAATAATAACCTCTATGGATGATGTGGAGAGTATAGAGGTTTTAGCAAGGGGAGAGATAAAGGCAGGAGACCTTCTTATGAAGATAAAAATGAAAAAAAACAATGTCAAAGAAAGTCAATAA
- a CDS encoding adenosylcobalamin-dependent ribonucleoside-diphosphate reductase has translation MDVLNIKEWLGEDNTLGIDIWEKKYKFDGETFVQWLDRVAGGDPKVKEMIWKKEFIFAGRILSNRGLHKVGKKITYSNCYVITPPDDNIESIFETAKKLARTFSYGGGCGVDISNLRPKGSEVNNSAKHTTGAVSFMDLYNLTTDIIGQKGRRGALMLSIDVNHPDVEDFIKVKSDLNKIQKANISVRINDEFMKAVEKGDMFKTEFIVGDTGETITKKVNARLLFKELARQNWNFAEPGVLFWDTISNWNLLSEDEEFEYAGTNPCAEEPLPPGGSCLLGSIVLPSFIEGEVFNFERLAERVRDGVKALNDVLDEGLPLHPLEEQRDSVRDWRQIGLGILGLGDLLINMKLKYGSPESLEFCDKVSKTIVDNALRASALLAKEQGSFPKYKKDKVLASPFLKDNASDETIELIEKYGLRNSQLLTIAPTGSIGTMLRTSTGIEPNFAFFYTRKTESLHGEDVFYKVFTPIAKDYMDENGIEDENDLPDYFVTAQNLNPFDRIKMQGIWQRRIDASISSTINLVHKTSIEEVEDLYIEAWKQGLKGMTIYRAGCAREGILSVKSEPKTLELPRGEMKPIEEDTIYYPKALKIGCGKLKVMIGYSPSAKSIQDIYVIRSGQGGCEKNIQAVAIYMSAMLRLGGNLFMMERSIEGISGCPSFALAKGRGEELTKGNTCPLAILYLLKEFEKEMGLNDYEKAQERKAKREKQEIEREKGYTDMNKVKCPECGEELEISGGCYSCRSCGYSKCE, from the coding sequence ATGGATGTTTTAAACATAAAAGAGTGGTTAGGAGAGGACAATACCCTGGGAATAGATATATGGGAGAAAAAATATAAATTTGACGGAGAAACTTTTGTCCAGTGGTTAGACAGAGTGGCTGGAGGAGACCCTAAAGTCAAAGAGATGATATGGAAGAAAGAGTTTATATTTGCTGGAAGGATTCTTTCTAACAGGGGCCTTCATAAGGTGGGTAAAAAGATAACTTATTCTAATTGTTATGTGATAACACCTCCTGATGACAACATCGAGTCTATATTTGAAACTGCAAAAAAACTTGCAAGGACCTTTTCATATGGTGGAGGCTGTGGAGTGGATATCTCAAATCTACGGCCAAAGGGATCTGAGGTAAACAACTCAGCTAAACATACTACAGGAGCCGTTTCTTTTATGGACCTCTACAACCTTACCACAGATATAATAGGGCAGAAGGGAAGAAGAGGAGCCCTTATGCTTTCTATAGATGTAAATCATCCTGACGTGGAAGATTTTATAAAAGTGAAGTCGGACCTAAATAAAATTCAAAAAGCCAATATATCAGTGAGAATAAATGATGAGTTTATGAAGGCTGTGGAAAAAGGCGATATGTTTAAGACTGAATTTATTGTAGGGGATACAGGAGAGACAATAACCAAAAAAGTCAACGCAAGGCTTTTATTTAAAGAACTTGCCAGACAAAACTGGAATTTCGCAGAACCGGGAGTTTTGTTTTGGGATACAATATCAAACTGGAATCTTCTGAGTGAGGATGAGGAGTTTGAATATGCAGGAACCAATCCATGTGCAGAAGAACCACTTCCTCCAGGTGGAAGCTGTCTACTAGGATCCATCGTTCTGCCAAGTTTTATAGAGGGAGAAGTTTTTAATTTTGAAAGACTTGCCGAGAGGGTGAGAGACGGAGTAAAGGCTTTAAATGATGTACTTGATGAAGGACTTCCTCTACATCCGCTAGAGGAGCAGAGAGACTCTGTAAGAGACTGGAGACAGATAGGTTTGGGGATACTAGGACTAGGGGATCTTCTTATAAATATGAAGTTAAAATATGGTTCCCCTGAATCCCTTGAGTTTTGTGACAAAGTTTCTAAAACAATCGTGGACAATGCTTTGAGAGCCAGTGCACTATTGGCAAAAGAACAGGGAAGTTTTCCGAAATACAAAAAGGACAAGGTTCTTGCCTCACCTTTTCTAAAGGATAATGCAAGTGATGAAACAATAGAACTTATAGAAAAATACGGTCTTAGAAATTCCCAGCTTCTTACCATAGCCCCTACAGGGTCAATAGGAACAATGCTTAGAACAAGTACGGGAATAGAGCCAAATTTTGCATTTTTTTATACCAGAAAAACCGAGAGTCTTCACGGAGAGGATGTATTTTACAAGGTGTTCACCCCTATAGCCAAGGATTACATGGATGAAAATGGTATAGAGGATGAAAACGACCTTCCTGATTATTTTGTCACAGCTCAAAATCTAAATCCTTTTGACAGGATAAAGATGCAGGGAATCTGGCAGAGAAGGATAGATGCCAGTATATCTTCTACCATAAATCTAGTCCATAAGACCTCTATAGAAGAGGTGGAAGATCTCTATATTGAAGCCTGGAAACAAGGCTTAAAGGGAATGACAATTTACAGGGCTGGATGTGCAAGAGAGGGTATTCTTTCTGTAAAAAGTGAGCCTAAGACTCTTGAACTTCCAAGAGGAGAGATGAAACCTATAGAGGAGGATACGATATACTATCCTAAAGCTCTAAAAATAGGTTGTGGGAAATTGAAAGTAATGATAGGTTATTCTCCTAGTGCAAAGTCTATCCAAGATATATACGTTATAAGAAGCGGTCAGGGTGGATGCGAGAAGAATATCCAGGCGGTGGCAATATATATGTCTGCAATGTTGAGATTAGGTGGAAACCTCTTTATGATGGAAAGGTCTATAGAGGGTATAAGTGGATGTCCGTCCTTTGCCCTTGCAAAAGGAAGAGGAGAGGAGTTAACAAAGGGGAATACATGCCCGCTTGCGATACTTTATCTTTTAAAGGAATTTGAAAAAGAGATGGGCTTAAACGATTATGAAAAAGCCCAGGAAAGAAAGGCCAAAAGGGAAAAACAAGAGATAGAGAGAGAAAAGGGTTATACAGATATGAACAAGGTGAAATGCCCAGAATGCGGGGAAGAACTTGAGATATCAGGAGGATGCTATTCTTGCAGAAGCTGTGGGTACTCAAAGTGTGAATAG
- the mnmH gene encoding tRNA 2-selenouridine(34) synthase MnmH, giving the protein MRQVSYKEILKEKNYILIDVRTPKEYAAETIPGSVNIPVLLDNERVEVGTAYKQVSKEKAKELGIEFISKRLPEVFQEINNLDKKHKKLIFLCARGGMRSSSMTALFSSLGYKCSKLTDGYKGYRKFISEDLERVNSGIKYIVLHGRTGVGKTKILQQLENKGYSVLDLEKYADHKGSIFGAIGEKRKQSQKRFESLIYEHLRENHHNYVLVESESKRIGDVYLPDTISESMKSGLHLFLDTSLDHRVKILMEDYADASEEAILNCIDFLKKYIGKEKTESYSELTKSNNYAQLAGELVVDYYDPLYEKSIKKWEFESIVNYENVDEGVQGIINFLDTKDFS; this is encoded by the coding sequence ATGCGTCAGGTTAGCTACAAAGAAATACTCAAAGAAAAAAATTATATTCTAATTGATGTCCGTACTCCAAAAGAGTATGCTGCAGAAACAATTCCAGGATCGGTTAATATCCCTGTCTTACTAGATAATGAAAGGGTAGAAGTAGGGACAGCATATAAACAGGTGTCAAAAGAGAAGGCAAAAGAACTAGGAATAGAATTTATATCCAAACGACTCCCTGAAGTTTTTCAAGAGATAAATAATCTGGATAAAAAGCACAAGAAACTGATATTTTTATGTGCCAGAGGAGGTATGAGAAGTAGCAGCATGACTGCATTATTCTCCTCACTTGGTTACAAATGCTCCAAACTTACAGACGGATACAAAGGATACAGAAAATTTATATCTGAAGATCTAGAGCGTGTGAACTCGGGTATAAAATATATTGTCCTTCACGGCAGAACTGGAGTAGGAAAAACTAAAATACTACAGCAGTTAGAAAATAAGGGTTACAGTGTTCTAGATCTTGAAAAATATGCTGACCATAAAGGATCAATTTTTGGTGCCATAGGTGAAAAAAGAAAACAGAGCCAAAAAAGATTTGAATCACTTATCTATGAACATCTCAGAGAAAACCACCATAACTATGTCTTGGTAGAAAGTGAAAGCAAAAGAATTGGTGATGTGTATCTTCCTGACACTATCTCAGAATCAATGAAAAGCGGTCTTCATCTTTTTTTAGACACTTCATTAGATCACAGGGTAAAAATCCTTATGGAAGATTATGCCGATGCTTCAGAAGAAGCCATCTTAAATTGTATTGATTTCCTTAAAAAATATATAGGAAAAGAAAAAACCGAAAGTTATTCTGAGCTGACTAAGAGCAATAATTACGCCCAGTTAGCCGGTGAACTTGTAGTAGATTATTATGATCCTTTATATGAAAAAAGTATTAAAAAATGGGAGTTTGAAAGTATCGTAAATTATGAAAATGTTGATGAAGGAGTTCAAGGAATAATAAACTTCCTTGATACTAAGGACTTTTCATAG
- the panF gene encoding sodium/pantothenate symporter — protein sequence MNNIMILIPLVIYLAVMLFIAYKTNEIKHSGEVNFIEEYFIGSRNMGGFVLAMTLIATYASASSFVGGPGVAYKLGLGWVLLACIQTPTAFLTLGILGKKFAIISRKIGAVTITDYLRARYKSDTVVILSSIAILVFFAASIIAQFIGGARLFETVTGLSYHTGLLLFGVVVIIYTTLGGFRAVALTDAIQGIMMMVATTFLFFAILKNGGGMENIMQGLMKTNPDLLTPTSGGAIAKPFILSFWMLVGVAVLGLPQTTIRCMGFRDSKSMHRAMIVGTFVVGFLMIGMHLIGVMGAAVAPGIDVGDKIIPTLALRNMPPILAGIFIGGPLAATMSTVDSMLILSSAAIVKDLYIHYINKDADDKKIKKLTLFTSLTVGIIVFLLSMNPPKLLVWINLFAFGGLEAAFLCPIVLGLYWKKANSTGAIASMLTGVGSYFYFTISKIKPMGMHQIVPVILISLTAFILGSLVGKKPEEKVLDIFF from the coding sequence ATGAATAACATAATGATACTGATACCTTTAGTAATTTATCTTGCAGTAATGCTGTTTATAGCATATAAAACAAACGAAATAAAACACTCAGGAGAAGTCAACTTTATAGAGGAGTATTTTATAGGAAGCAGAAATATGGGAGGCTTTGTCCTCGCTATGACTTTAATTGCAACTTATGCCAGTGCCAGTTCTTTTGTAGGAGGACCTGGTGTGGCTTATAAATTAGGTTTGGGATGGGTGCTGTTAGCCTGCATACAGACTCCTACGGCCTTTCTCACATTGGGAATATTGGGGAAAAAATTTGCTATAATATCCAGGAAAATAGGAGCAGTAACCATAACAGATTATCTCAGAGCTAGGTACAAAAGCGATACTGTGGTTATACTATCCTCTATAGCCATACTTGTATTTTTCGCAGCCTCTATAATAGCTCAGTTTATCGGAGGTGCCAGACTTTTTGAAACTGTAACCGGCCTTTCATACCACACCGGCCTTTTGCTTTTTGGTGTAGTGGTTATAATATACACGACTTTAGGAGGTTTTAGGGCTGTAGCTCTAACTGACGCAATTCAGGGAATAATGATGATGGTTGCTACTACTTTTCTATTCTTTGCAATATTGAAAAACGGCGGAGGCATGGAAAATATAATGCAGGGACTGATGAAAACAAATCCAGATCTCCTGACTCCCACTTCTGGGGGAGCCATAGCAAAACCTTTTATTTTATCATTTTGGATGCTAGTAGGTGTGGCAGTACTAGGACTCCCGCAGACTACAATAAGATGTATGGGATTCAGAGATTCAAAATCTATGCATAGGGCTATGATAGTTGGAACCTTTGTGGTAGGATTTTTGATGATAGGAATGCACCTTATAGGAGTTATGGGAGCAGCAGTAGCTCCTGGAATAGATGTGGGAGATAAAATAATACCGACACTTGCCTTGAGAAATATGCCCCCTATACTGGCCGGAATATTTATAGGAGGTCCTCTAGCAGCTACAATGTCCACAGTTGACTCTATGCTCATCCTGTCCTCAGCGGCCATTGTAAAGGATTTGTACATCCACTATATAAATAAAGATGCCGATGACAAAAAAATAAAGAAACTCACACTTTTTACATCTCTTACAGTGGGAATTATAGTTTTTCTACTTTCTATGAATCCACCGAAACTTTTGGTATGGATAAACCTTTTTGCCTTCGGAGGCCTTGAAGCAGCATTTTTATGCCCTATAGTACTAGGACTTTATTGGAAAAAGGCAAACTCAACAGGAGCAATAGCTTCTATGCTTACAGGAGTGGGATCATATTTTTACTTTACCATCAGTAAGATAAAACCTATGGGCATGCATCAAATAGTTCCTGTTATATTAATATCTTTAACTGCATTTATTTTGGGCTCACTTGTAGGTAAAAAGCCAGAAGAAAAAGTGCTTGATATATTTTTTTAA
- a CDS encoding YhdT family protein, which produces MRERNKQIRKEATVTVILYLVYFAWWYFFAYGMGDKNPMEYKFIMGLPEWFFYSCIVGFFVICTLVYFAIKIFFKEVDFD; this is translated from the coding sequence ATGAGAGAGAGGAACAAACAGATAAGAAAAGAAGCTACGGTAACAGTAATCCTTTATTTGGTTTATTTTGCATGGTGGTATTTTTTTGCCTATGGTATGGGGGATAAAAATCCTATGGAATACAAATTCATAATGGGACTTCCAGAATGGTTTTTTTATTCGTGTATAGTGGGATTTTTTGTAATATGCACCCTTGTATACTTTGCAATTAAGATATTTTTTAAAGAAGTTGACTTTGACTAG
- a CDS encoding MarR family winged helix-turn-helix transcriptional regulator, whose protein sequence is MMNKEYDRDEWRNLKLLVTFSRCYASVNRRIYPDMKKQGVTEAQFSVLELLYHRGEFTIKEVIEKTFSSGGTMTVIINNLEKEGLIIKKRDDKDRRVFIIKISPKGTALMEEVFDKHLENLKKAFGVLTEAEQMIMIELLKKLGKG, encoded by the coding sequence ATGATGAATAAAGAATATGATAGAGACGAATGGAGAAATCTTAAACTTTTAGTGACTTTTTCAAGATGTTATGCCTCGGTAAACAGAAGGATATACCCTGATATGAAAAAACAGGGAGTAACAGAGGCACAGTTTTCAGTACTAGAGCTTTTATATCATAGAGGGGAGTTTACAATAAAAGAGGTCATAGAAAAGACTTTTTCTAGCGGTGGGACTATGACCGTGATAATAAATAATCTAGAAAAAGAGGGCCTTATAATTAAAAAAAGAGACGATAAAGACAGAAGAGTTTTTATTATTAAAATAAGCCCAAAAGGTACTGCACTTATGGAGGAAGTTTTTGATAAGCATTTGGAAAACTTAAAAAAAGCCTTTGGTGTGCTCACAGAAGCGGAACAGATGATAATGATTGAGCTTCTTAAAAAACTCGGAAAAGGATAG
- the panD gene encoding aspartate 1-decarboxylase, whose amino-acid sequence MQIQLLKGKIHRATVTQAELDYVGSITLDKTIMEAAGIREYELVHIVNINNGARFETYVIAAEDEKGIVCLNGAAARMVQKNDKIIIMAYCMVDEKEAHTHQPKVVLMGEHNEVEKISSYEKHGKLI is encoded by the coding sequence ATGCAAATCCAACTTTTAAAAGGGAAAATTCACAGAGCCACAGTAACTCAGGCAGAACTTGATTATGTAGGTAGTATCACACTTGACAAGACAATAATGGAGGCAGCAGGTATAAGAGAATATGAGCTTGTTCATATTGTGAATATTAACAATGGAGCTAGGTTTGAAACTTATGTAATAGCTGCAGAAGATGAAAAGGGAATCGTATGCTTAAATGGTGCAGCAGCGAGAATGGTTCAAAAGAATGATAAGATTATCATAATGGCTTACTGTATGGTAGACGAGAAGGAGGCACATACTCATCAGCCTAAAGTGGTTCTTATGGGAGAACACAATGAAGTAGAAAAAATATCTAGTTATGAAAAGCACGGTAAATTAATATAA
- the panC gene encoding pantoate--beta-alanine ligase encodes MEVLRSISEIKEKVNEWKSNGLSVGFVPTMGYLHAGHKSLIEKASSENDRVVVSVFVNPKQFDNENDLETYPSNLQGDKALIAGAGGDIIFAPTAAEMYPDGFATLVDIEGLDKELCGATRPGHFRGVCTVVTKLFLIVTPDRAYFGEKDFQQLAIIKRFTKDLNIPVEIIGCPIVREEDGLAMSSRNAKLSEEERRKALIIIEALNIIKEMVYQGTSDVEELKKEASRKISTMDIAKIDYFEIVDPDTLEKIDVVKEKALAATAVFIGKTRLIDNMIIGE; translated from the coding sequence ATGGAAGTTCTAAGAAGCATCAGTGAAATCAAGGAAAAAGTTAATGAATGGAAAAGTAACGGACTTTCTGTGGGATTTGTACCTACCATGGGCTATCTTCACGCTGGACATAAGAGTCTAATAGAAAAGGCGTCGTCAGAAAATGACAGGGTTGTTGTGAGTGTATTCGTCAACCCCAAGCAGTTTGACAACGAAAATGACTTGGAAACATATCCGAGTAATCTTCAAGGGGATAAAGCACTAATTGCAGGTGCAGGAGGGGATATTATATTTGCTCCTACTGCTGCGGAGATGTATCCTGATGGATTTGCTACTCTAGTGGATATAGAGGGTCTTGATAAAGAATTATGTGGAGCTACAAGGCCAGGTCATTTTAGAGGTGTTTGTACTGTAGTTACAAAGCTATTTTTGATAGTTACACCAGACAGAGCTTACTTCGGAGAAAAAGATTTTCAGCAGTTAGCTATAATAAAAAGATTTACCAAGGACCTAAATATTCCTGTAGAAATCATAGGGTGTCCAATTGTTAGAGAGGAAGACGGGCTTGCAATGAGTTCCCGTAACGCAAAACTTTCTGAAGAGGAAAGAAGAAAGGCACTTATTATTATAGAGGCTCTAAATATAATTAAAGAGATGGTGTATCAGGGAACTAGTGATGTAGAGGAACTTAAGAAAGAAGCATCTAGAAAAATATCTACAATGGATATTGCAAAGATTGACTATTTTGAAATAGTAGATCCTGATACCTTAGAAAAAATAGATGTAGTAAAAGAAAAAGCACTTGCGGCAACAGCGGTTTTTATAGGGAAGACAAGACTTATAGATAATATGATAATAGGAGAGTGA
- the panB gene encoding 3-methyl-2-oxobutanoate hydroxymethyltransferase has protein sequence MKNTVVSFRNSKEKGKKLSVVTGYDYTTARIIDETEVEAILVGDSLGMVCLGYDSTLSVTLEDIIHHGKAVMRGVDNTLVILDMPFMSYHNTTPEAVANAGRLIKETGAHAVKLEGGVDMVEKIKAIVKAQIPVMGHLGLTPQSVNVFGGFKVQGKSEEEAKQMIKDAKALEEAGVFAIVLECVPEKLAKIVSESVSVPTIGIGSGNVCDGQVLVIQDMLNMYGDFKPKFVKTFADVGKVMREGLEAYVREVRDGTFPAKEHTFGIKDEVLEKLY, from the coding sequence ATGAAAAACACAGTAGTAAGCTTCAGAAATTCAAAGGAAAAGGGAAAGAAGCTTTCGGTAGTCACCGGATATGATTATACGACAGCAAGGATCATAGATGAAACAGAAGTAGAAGCCATTCTTGTGGGAGATTCCCTCGGAATGGTGTGTCTAGGATATGATTCGACTCTTTCTGTTACCTTAGAAGATATCATTCATCACGGGAAGGCTGTGATGAGAGGAGTGGACAACACCTTAGTTATTTTGGATATGCCCTTTATGTCATACCACAATACCACACCAGAAGCAGTGGCAAATGCAGGTAGATTGATAAAGGAAACAGGAGCCCATGCTGTGAAGCTAGAGGGTGGAGTTGATATGGTGGAAAAAATAAAGGCCATAGTAAAAGCACAAATTCCAGTTATGGGTCACCTAGGGCTTACCCCTCAGTCAGTAAATGTGTTTGGAGGATTCAAGGTACAAGGCAAGAGTGAAGAAGAAGCCAAACAGATGATAAAAGATGCAAAAGCACTTGAAGAAGCAGGTGTCTTTGCAATAGTCTTAGAATGTGTGCCGGAAAAACTAGCCAAGATTGTAAGTGAAAGTGTCTCTGTTCCTACTATAGGAATAGGCTCTGGAAATGTCTGTGACGGACAGGTTCTTGTGATCCAGGATATGCTCAACATGTACGGGGATTTTAAGCCAAAATTTGTAAAGACCTTTGCAGATGTAGGGAAAGTAATGAGGGAAGGTCTAGAAGCTTACGTTAGAGAAGTGAGAGATGGAACCTTTCCTGCAAAGGAGCACACTTTCGGAATAAAAGATGAAGTTCTTGAAAAGCTTTACTAG
- a CDS encoding DUF2520 domain-containing protein, whose product MSIHPMMTFAGGDTEIEKMEKMPLTIEGDLEKFKYFLEKLPNNKFAISPDKKVNYHLAGVFASNLLISVIHRAIENIEKSGLEAGKEIIFPIIEKTIENIKEKGTSRSITGPLERGDIDTILKHLEVQHGVEKKLYKAASLELLEILKDNDRDYSEIKKLLEEEE is encoded by the coding sequence ATGTCAATCCATCCTATGATGACTTTTGCAGGAGGAGACACAGAGATAGAAAAAATGGAGAAAATGCCCCTAACTATAGAGGGGGATTTAGAAAAGTTTAAATATTTTTTAGAAAAACTTCCCAATAATAAGTTTGCTATTTCTCCGGATAAAAAAGTAAACTATCATCTTGCAGGAGTATTTGCATCAAATCTTTTAATATCTGTAATCCATAGAGCAATAGAAAATATAGAAAAATCGGGTCTTGAAGCTGGAAAAGAGATAATATTTCCTATAATAGAGAAGACCATTGAAAATATAAAAGAAAAAGGCACCTCTAGGTCTATAACAGGACCTCTTGAGAGGGGAGACATTGACACTATTTTGAAGCACCTTGAAGTGCAGCATGGAGTTGAAAAGAAACTTTATAAGGCAGCATCCCTGGAGCTTTTAGAAATATTGAAAGACAACGACAGAGATTACAGCGAAATAAAAAAACTCTTAGAGGAGGAAGAATGA
- a CDS encoding LysR family transcriptional regulator encodes MDIRQLKYFMAIVEEGNITKAAEKLHMAQPPLSYQLKLMEEELGVKLLERSTRKLEITEAGEMLKTRSEQIIELFDKTVKDIKNFREGFTGTLSMGVVASSMGIIYPKFIQEYHEAYPDTSFDIREGNTNRILEFLKNGVIELGIVRTPFNSENFDSIQLPNEPMIAVTKPKGVFIWDKKKLNADDLKDLPLILDRRFEKMIIKTCQQKGYSPKILCESEDTRTILSWVDIGMGVGVVPKSSKEFVNLMNLEYKEIEEFSLETGTSIVWVRDRRLSEAASNFLQIFKKITQ; translated from the coding sequence ATGGATATAAGACAGCTCAAGTATTTTATGGCAATAGTAGAAGAGGGGAACATAACAAAGGCAGCAGAAAAACTTCATATGGCACAACCTCCACTGAGCTATCAGCTAAAACTCATGGAAGAGGAGTTAGGTGTAAAATTATTAGAAAGAAGCACTAGAAAACTAGAGATAACAGAAGCTGGAGAAATGTTAAAAACAAGGTCAGAGCAGATAATAGAACTCTTTGATAAAACTGTAAAAGATATAAAGAATTTCAGAGAGGGGTTTACAGGAACTCTTTCTATGGGGGTAGTTGCATCATCTATGGGAATCATATACCCTAAATTTATCCAAGAGTATCACGAGGCCTACCCAGATACAAGTTTTGACATAAGAGAGGGGAATACCAATAGAATATTGGAATTTCTCAAAAATGGAGTAATAGAGCTTGGAATAGTGAGGACTCCCTTTAATTCTGAAAATTTTGATTCTATACAACTTCCAAACGAGCCAATGATCGCAGTTACAAAACCTAAGGGAGTTTTCATTTGGGATAAGAAAAAATTAAATGCAGATGACCTAAAGGACCTCCCACTTATACTAGACAGAAGATTTGAAAAAATGATAATAAAAACCTGCCAGCAGAAGGGATACAGTCCAAAAATACTATGTGAAAGTGAGGACACTAGGACGATATTGTCCTGGGTAGATATAGGAATGGGTGTGGGAGTAGTCCCAAAATCTTCTAAAGAGTTTGTAAATCTCATGAATTTAGAATACAAAGAGATAGAAGAATTTTCCTTAGAAACAGGCACATCTATAGTCTGGGTCAGAGATCGACGTTTATCTGAGGCGGCATCAAATTTTTTACAAATATTTAAAAAAATTACCCAGTGA
- a CDS encoding aspartate/glutamate racemase family protein, which translates to MKTVGILGGMGPLATSDLFNKIVTLTDAKDDNDHIHIILNNYPIIPDRTNYILGNGENPVKYMLEAALKLQVMGSDVIIMPCNTAHYFYKELTEHLTIPFINMIEETAKEIKEIDPETKKIFLFSTQGTYKAKIYDKVFENYGLEILRPEKSVQSVVTDIIYSIKKGDTALKNIDKNILTSYIESIEGKNIILGCTELPVAFDILGIKKNCIDPTKILAKSAIRFAGKNIIED; encoded by the coding sequence GTGAAAACAGTAGGCATTTTAGGAGGAATGGGTCCCCTTGCAACTTCCGACTTATTCAATAAAATTGTAACACTTACTGATGCAAAGGATGACAATGATCACATTCATATAATTTTAAATAACTACCCGATTATCCCAGACCGGACAAACTATATTCTAGGAAATGGTGAAAACCCGGTAAAATATATGTTAGAAGCGGCTTTAAAACTACAAGTAATGGGTTCTGATGTTATCATCATGCCTTGCAATACTGCCCATTATTTCTATAAAGAACTCACAGAGCATCTAACGATTCCCTTTATAAACATGATTGAAGAAACTGCAAAGGAGATAAAAGAGATTGATCCTGAAACAAAAAAAATCTTTCTTTTTTCAACTCAGGGAACATACAAAGCCAAAATATACGACAAAGTATTTGAAAATTATGGCCTAGAAATACTTAGACCTGAAAAGTCTGTTCAAAGTGTTGTAACAGATATTATATACAGCATAAAAAAAGGAGATACAGCTCTTAAAAATATTGATAAAAACATTCTGACTTCATATATCGAGTCTATAGAAGGAAAAAATATAATTCTTGGGTGCACAGAACTTCCCGTTGCCTTTGATATCCTAGGAATCAAAAAAAATTGTATCGACCCTACAAAAATTTTGGCAAAGTCGGCAATACGCTTTGCAGGAAAAAATATAATAGAAGATTGA